A part of Drosophila bipectinata strain 14024-0381.07 chromosome 3L, DbipHiC1v2, whole genome shotgun sequence genomic DNA contains:
- the vvl gene encoding LOW QUALITY PROTEIN: POU domain protein CF1A (The sequence of the model RefSeq protein was modified relative to this genomic sequence to represent the inferred CDS: substituted 1 base at 1 genomic stop codon) has protein sequence MAATSYMTPPSGDLDMALGGGGYHTSSPRSAADAGEMKYMQHHHHHHAAAAAAAHHQLPSSPSPNGQGNGTGGLGGLGPGSGLGSWSALHPDPWSLPTHHTHHHPAAAAAAVASAADTVKQEMSHLSQQTRIQQGMASPSPHAAWHAPHAGHYAPTGSPLQYHHAMNGMLHHPGHAAAAAHHQSVAPLHHALRGESPQLHIHAHHMGGGDRDAISGGEEDTPTSDDLEAFAKQFKQRRIKLGFTQADVGLALGTLYGNVFSQTTICRFEALQLSFKNMCKLKPLLQKWLEEADSTTGSPTSIDKIAAQGRKRKKRTSIEVSVKGALEQHFHKQPKPSAQEISSLADSLQLEKEVVRVWFCNRRQKEKRMTPPNTLGGDMMDGMPPGHMHHGGYHPHHDMHGSPMGTHSHSHSPPMLSPQNMQSAAAAHQLAAHXQSEIQESNSAAAASTPASLNSLSQQQQQQQQQQQQQQHQQQQQQHQQQQHTPNTPSSSAGSSVTMTSQVMSPQSPLGSSSAGNQSNNNNNNNSSTNNNNNNNEEQVKHHQQQQQQQASSIAAAAAAAMYMDPMRYQHPHHPHPHPHQHPHLNPAHHPHLFHTSDQLQHPQQQSGGGGVGGGGGGGGSGPGSNSQLSPGAGSNSGLPLQPPSSASPAGSASSVLGGHLNLNPLHQHHHYQHHHHQQHHHHQQQQQQLHARRLFELSLQFGAAAAPGAVRHFNSFGGAGGAGGE, from the coding sequence TGCCGGTGAGATGAAGTACATGCAacaccatcaccatcaccatgCCGCTGCTGCGGCGGCAGCCCATCATCAGTTGCCCTCGTCCCCGTCGCCAAATGGCCAGGGCAACGGCACTGGCGGATTGGGTGGCCTGGGGCCCGGCTCGGGCCTGGGTTCCTGGAGTGCCCTGCACCCGGATCCGTGGTCGCTGCCGACCCATCACACGCACCATCAtcccgccgccgccgccgctgccgtcGCCTCGGCGGCCGACACAGTGAAGCAGGAGATGTCCCATCTCTCGCAGCAGACTCGCATCCAGCAGGGCATGGCCTCGCCCTCGCCCCACGCCGCCTGGCACGCCCCCCATGCCGGCCACTATGCGCCCACGGGATCGCCGCTGCAGTACCACCATGCGATGAACGGGATGCTCCACCATCCGGGCCATGCGGCCGCGGCAGCCCACCACCAGAGTGTGGCGCCACTGCATCACGCCCTGCGCGGGGAGTCTCCGCAGCTGCATATCCACGCCCACCACATGGGCGGTGGCGACCGGGATGCCATCAGCGGCGGCGAGGAGGACACTCCGACCTCCGACGACCTGGAGGCCTTCGCCAAGCAGTTCAAGCAGCGACGCATCAAGCTGGGCTTCACCCAGGCGGACGTCGGCCTGGCCCTGGGCACCCTCTACGGCAACGTCTTCTCCCAGACGACGATCTGCAGATTCGAGGCTCTGCAGCTGAGCTTCAAGAACATGTGCAAGCTGAAGCCGCTGCTGCAAAAGTGGCTGGAGGAGGCCGACTCCACCACGGGATCACCCACGTCGATCGACAAGATCGCGGCGCAGGGACGCAAGCGCAAGAAACGGACCAGCATCGAGGTGAGCGTGAAGGGAGCCCTCGAGCAGCACTTCCACAAGCAACCGAAGCCCTCGGCCCAGGAGATATCCTCGCTGGCCGACTCCCTGCAGCTGGAAAAGGAGGTGGTGCGCGTGTGGTTCTGCAATCGGCGGCAGAAGGAGAAGCGCATGACGCCACCGAACACCCTCGGCGGGGACATGATGGACGGCATGCCGCCGGGCCACATGCACCATGGTGGCTACCATCCGCACCACGACATGCACGGCAGCCCCATGGGTACCCACTCGCACTCCCACAGCCCGCCGATGCTGAGCCCCCAGAACATGCAGTCGGCGGCAGCGGCGCACCAGTTGGCGGCCCACTAGCAATCAGAAATCCAGGAGTCGAACTCAGCTGCAGCTGCGTCCACTCCTGCATCCCTCAATAGTCTaagccagcaacagcagcagcagcaacaacaacagcagcagcagcaacaccagcaacagcagcagcaacaccaacagcagcagcacacaCCCAACACACCTTCGTCGAGTGCGGGATCGTCGGTGACGATGACCAGTCAGGTGATGTCGCCGCAAAGTCCGCTGGGCAGCTCCTCCGCTGGCAATCAGtctaacaacaacaataacaacaatagcagcaccaacaataataacaacaacaacgaggAGCAAGTGAAACAccatcagcaacagcaacaacagcaggcCTCCAGCATAGCAGCCGCTGCAGCAGCCGCCATGTACATGGATCCCATGCGCTACCAGCATCCGCACCACCCGCACCCGCATCCTCACCAGCATCCGCACCTGAATCCCGCCCACCATCCGCACCTGTTCCACACCAGCGACCAGTTGCAGCATCCGCAGCAGCAGtccggcggcggcggcgtcggtggtggcggcggtggcggtggcagcGGACCCGGCAGCAACTCCCAACTGTCGCCCGGCGCCGGCAGCAATAGCGGTCTACCGCTCCAGCCGCCCAGCTCCGCCTCGCCCGCCGGCTCCGCCTCCAGTGTGCTGGGCGGTCACCTAAATCTTAATCCGctgcaccagcaccaccactaccagcaccaccaccaccagcagcaccaccaccatcagcagcagcagcagcagctccacgCCCGCCGCCTCTTCGAGCTGAGCCTCCAGTTTGGGGCGGCGGCGGCGCCGGGAGCGGTCCGTCACTTCAATAGCTTCGGTGGGGCGGGCGGAGCGGGTGGGGAATAG